In Streptomyces sp. P9-A4, the genomic window CTCGGCATCGGCGGATACTCCTCCCTCTGGATCATCGCCATGCTCACGGCCACCGGCGTCGCCGTGGGCCTCGTGGTCTGGAAGGTGCCGGGCCACGCGGGCCCCGACCCGGCCGCCATGGGACTGGGCGGCCCGCCGCTCGCCCCCGGGGTCGTACCGGGACTGCTCCTCGCGAGCGCCCTCGCCCTCGCCGGCGGGGTCAGCCTCGGCCCCGAGAACCCGATCATCGCCGCCAACATCGCCCTCGCCTACTGGCTCGGCCGCAAGGCGGCGCCCGCCGTGCCGGGCGCCGCCTGGGTCGCGCTCGCCTCCTCCGCCACCATCGGCGCGCTCTTCGGCACCCCGGTGGCCGCCGCCCTCGTCATCTCCGAGGCGCTCGCGGGGCAGCCGGGGCGCGGCTCCCTCTGGGACCGGCTCTTCGCCCCCCTCGTCGCCGCGGGCGCCGGTGCGATGACCACCCAGCTGCTCGCCGAACCCAGCTTCGACATGGGTCTCCCGCCGCTCACCGACCCCGGCGGGAGCGACCTGCTCGCCGCCATGGTCATCGCCTCCGCCGCGGCCCTCTTCGGCCTCGCGTCCTGCTACCTCTTCCCCTACCTCCACGCCGCCTTCCGGCGGCTGCGCCACCCCATGGTGATGCTTCCCGTCGGCGGCCTCGTCCTCGGCCTCCTGGGCGCCGTCGGCGGCCCCCTGACGCTCTTCAAGGGCCTGGCGGAGGTCAAGGAACTCACCTCCTCCCTCGGCGGCTGGTCCTCCGGCGAGCTGGCCAAGTTCGCCGTGGTCAAGCTCCTCGCCCTCCTCGTCGCCGCCTCCTGCGGCTTCCGGGGCGGCCGGATCTTCCCCGCCGTCTTCATCGGAGCGGCCTTCGGGCTGCTCGCCCAGGCCCTGGTCACCGAGGTCCATCCGGCGGTCGCCGTCTCCTCCGCCGTCCTCGGCGTCCTGCTCGCCACCACCCGGCAGGGCTGGATCAGCCTCTTCACCGCGGCCGTCCTCGCCGCCTCCCCCGCGATGCTCGCCCTCCTGTGCGTCGCCTCGCTGCCCGCCTGGCTGCTCGTCACCGGCCGCCCGCAGCTCGAACTCGACGAGCGGGGCCGCGCCCTGCGCTGATCCGCTCCCCCGCCCACCGAACAGAAGGAGTCCCCTCATGCCGCTCCACCAGGGCCCCGCCACCTCCCCCTCCGAACCCGAGCGCCGGCTCGCGCTCAATCCCTTCTTCGCGGAGGCCGACCCGGTCGGCGGCATGACCGAGGCCCCTCCGCGCCACCGGATGCCCGACGGCCCACTGCCCCCGATGAGCGCCTACCAGATCGTCCACGACGAGCTGATGCTCGACGGCAACTCCCGGCTCAACCTGGCCACCTTCGTCACCACCTGGATGGAGCCCCAGGCCGGGGTCCTCATGGGCGAGTGCCGCGACAAGAACATGATCGACAAGGACGAGTACCCGCGCACCGCCGAGCTGGAACGGCGCTGCGTGGCCATGCTGGCCCAGCTGTGGAACGCCCCGGAACCGGCCACCGCCGTCGGCTGTTCCACCACGGGCTCCAGCGAGGCCTGCATGCTCGCCGGCCTGGCCCTCAAGCGCCGCTGGACCAAGCGGAACGCCGACCGCTACCCGGGCAGCGCCCGCCCCAACCTGGTGATGGGCATCAACGTCCAGGTCTGCTGGGAGAAGTTCTGCAACTTCTGGGAGGTCGAGCCCCGTCTCGTCCCCATGGAGGGCGACCGCTTCCACCTCGACGCCGAGTCCGCCGCCGCGCTCTGCGACGAGAACACCATCGGGGTCGTCGCCGTCCTG contains:
- a CDS encoding ion channel protein, which gives rise to MTADHAPPAPSGPSAVPPSAVEAPLRILLPQVLPALVVGVVASLLFLGISALAEKLEGVLWDDLPDALGIGGYSSLWIIAMLTATGVAVGLVVWKVPGHAGPDPAAMGLGGPPLAPGVVPGLLLASALALAGGVSLGPENPIIAANIALAYWLGRKAAPAVPGAAWVALASSATIGALFGTPVAAALVISEALAGQPGRGSLWDRLFAPLVAAGAGAMTTQLLAEPSFDMGLPPLTDPGGSDLLAAMVIASAAALFGLASCYLFPYLHAAFRRLRHPMVMLPVGGLVLGLLGAVGGPLTLFKGLAEVKELTSSLGGWSSGELAKFAVVKLLALLVAASCGFRGGRIFPAVFIGAAFGLLAQALVTEVHPAVAVSSAVLGVLLATTRQGWISLFTAAVLAASPAMLALLCVASLPAWLLVTGRPQLELDERGRALR